The following are encoded together in the Nitrospira sp. genome:
- a CDS encoding methyl-accepting chemotaxis protein — MSRPRFRRHFLWDTVQPRFLTLSFVYVAVVIAAVSAALFVPLMLELDHLPLSSAEAQRVADQFELLHSRFWPVVLVVSLLLIVHGVFFSHRIAGPLYRFRRIFQSVASGDLTVRTSIRKSDYLHAEAKCLGEMVGALREKISRIEARHAEMTPQLERLKAAAARGALREVEQEADRLRMTVEQLAQAMEPFQTMSEPPEPRPTPLPAAAGF, encoded by the coding sequence ATGAGCCGGCCACGATTCAGACGTCATTTCTTGTGGGATACGGTCCAGCCACGGTTTCTCACGCTCAGTTTCGTTTACGTGGCGGTGGTGATCGCGGCTGTGTCGGCAGCGCTCTTCGTACCGTTGATGCTGGAGCTTGATCACCTGCCGCTCTCCTCAGCCGAAGCGCAGCGCGTGGCCGATCAGTTTGAATTGCTCCACAGCCGGTTTTGGCCGGTGGTGCTGGTGGTCTCCCTGCTGCTGATCGTGCATGGCGTCTTCTTTTCGCATCGCATCGCCGGGCCGCTTTATCGCTTTCGGAGAATTTTCCAGTCCGTGGCGAGCGGGGATCTGACCGTGCGCACTTCGATTCGCAAGAGCGACTATCTGCATGCCGAGGCCAAATGCCTGGGCGAAATGGTCGGTGCGCTCCGCGAAAAGATTTCCCGGATCGAGGCGCGTCATGCCGAGATGACCCCGCAATTGGAACGGCTGAAGGCGGCCGCTGCTCGTGGCGCCCTGCGTGAGGTGGAGCAGGAGGCCGATCGATTGCGCATGACGGTCGAGCAATTAGCGCAAGCAATGGAGCCCTTCCAGACGATGTCCGAGCCGCCTGAGCCGCGTCCCACGCCGTTGCCCGCCGCTGCCGGATTCTAG
- a CDS encoding prepilin-type N-terminal cleavage/methylation domain-containing protein, with product MTQVPLDRRQQGFTIVELAFVMVIVGALAGLAVPTYLGYLDKARLARCIAEIRYISRAVDSYKAAYDVFPDTLAEAGAGDIVDPWGNFYEYLNIEALNLSGNGGGNGNGGGNGNGGGNGNGGGGAGGNGGGNGNGSGGNSGGGNGNGSGGTSTTTTTPSGNGNGGGNGNGSGKNGAWEWMLPDEAYAGGNGNGNGSGNASKGKPRKERFLHPINSDYDLYSMGKDGESVEPLTAKKSHDDVIRANDGSFVGLAVEF from the coding sequence ATGACCCAGGTTCCCCTCGATCGTCGCCAACAGGGATTTACCATCGTCGAGTTGGCGTTTGTGATGGTGATTGTCGGCGCTCTGGCCGGGTTGGCCGTGCCGACCTACCTGGGATATTTGGACAAGGCCAGGCTTGCGCGCTGTATCGCCGAGATTCGGTACATCTCGCGCGCGGTCGATTCCTATAAAGCCGCGTATGATGTGTTCCCGGACACGCTGGCCGAAGCGGGCGCCGGTGACATCGTCGACCCCTGGGGCAATTTCTATGAATATCTCAACATTGAAGCCTTGAACCTTTCCGGAAATGGCGGTGGCAACGGGAATGGAGGCGGCAACGGCAACGGTGGTGGTAATGGGAATGGCGGTGGAGGAGCGGGTGGCAATGGCGGAGGAAACGGAAACGGGTCCGGCGGCAACAGCGGGGGAGGGAATGGGAACGGGTCCGGAGGGACCTCCACCACAACCACCACGCCCAGTGGCAATGGGAATGGCGGTGGCAACGGGAACGGCAGTGGGAAAAATGGTGCTTGGGAATGGATGCTGCCTGACGAAGCCTATGCTGGGGGAAATGGCAACGGCAACGGATCGGGCAATGCCAGCAAAGGGAAGCCGCGCAAAGAGCGATTTCTGCACCCGATCAATTCCGATTATGACTTGTACAGTATGGGCAAGGACGGTGAGAGTGTGGAACCACTCACGGCCAAGAAAAGCCACGACGATGTCATTCGCGCGAATGACGGCAGTTTTGTCGGGCTAGCCGTTGAGTTTTAA
- a CDS encoding response regulator, which produces MQIEYSFLHSRVARRVFFLFILCALIPVATFIVVSLVDAKSRLADQAEKRLHQESKTMGMALYQRLLLLEAELGTAIAQQRRGSPGQPGELSPQMLHSGSGFVGVASASETGEASVVLGELQSVPVFTQDQRALLQQNKSLLTVEQAGSDRPRFFLSRLSEFDGHMVTAEIRHDFLWDVNGSLAPPPDTSMCVFGQAGEVLFCSDEASATLAQQWLTRGGDNARLFEWRNEQDVYRASSWTILLRSQFSTASWTVVLSEPRISPLELLTRNQYRFSFLVIVAVFAAALLSVIQIRKFMVPLEQLGEGTRRIAERNFSTPVQVKSGDEFETLASSFNAMAGRLNQQFTQLATIHEIDRSVLSVLDPSLIVDTVLTRLREVSPCEGIAVLLMDSSDPARGWLYARSGAKTMPTTMTGVPVSEDERRMLASHEGGITLLGVEGAAAFATLCLPGVASLMVLPLFRSRDLLGAIAMSYRQAPDADTEHRTQLRQLADQVAVALSNASDLAERKRAETSLRESHARLEQAMTDLQTAQQQMVQQERLRALGQMASGIAHDFNNTLSPIMGFSELLLIAPQMSADPVQLKEYLQTINMAAKDAAKVVSRLREFYRPRLDADLAGIVDLNSLVQQSVKLSQPKWKDQALGNGVAIEIKTELESVPPVAGHESELREVLTNLVFNAVDAMPKSGSITLRTKADGDHVRLEISDTGTGMTEEVRQRCLEPFFSTKGEKGSGLGLAMVYGIIKRLRGTIEITSAVGVGTTFSIRLPIQAEQETSQTPEGNNLAGVRLQILVVDDDPLVGRVTGEYLRVAGHQVEVVTSAAEAVKRFNPERVHLVVTDHGMPNMTGRQLAEVIKRVSPQTPVVLLTGGDEIEVTESASSAVDAELSKPLTMAALQRTLSTLTFSGSLRAETQKPIGDAA; this is translated from the coding sequence GTGCAGATCGAATATTCTTTCCTCCACAGTCGTGTGGCTCGTCGCGTATTTTTCCTCTTCATCCTCTGTGCGCTGATACCCGTCGCGACATTTATCGTGGTGTCGTTGGTCGACGCGAAAAGCCGACTCGCTGATCAAGCCGAGAAACGTCTTCATCAGGAAAGCAAGACCATGGGCATGGCCTTGTACCAACGGTTGCTGCTCTTGGAAGCGGAACTGGGTACCGCCATCGCGCAACAGCGGAGGGGCTCGCCGGGGCAGCCTGGGGAGTTGTCGCCACAGATGTTGCATAGCGGTTCGGGATTTGTCGGGGTGGCCTCTGCTTCGGAAACCGGGGAGGCTTCGGTGGTTCTTGGTGAGTTGCAGTCTGTCCCGGTATTCACTCAGGATCAGCGAGCGCTGCTACAGCAAAACAAGTCGCTGCTCACCGTCGAGCAGGCTGGTTCGGACCGGCCTCGTTTCTTCCTTTCCAGGCTCTCGGAATTCGACGGACACATGGTGACGGCGGAAATCCGGCACGACTTCTTATGGGATGTGAACGGCAGCTTGGCTCCACCGCCAGATACTTCGATGTGTGTCTTCGGTCAGGCCGGGGAAGTCCTGTTTTGCAGTGATGAGGCCTCGGCAACCCTAGCGCAGCAGTGGTTAACACGGGGTGGAGACAATGCGAGGCTGTTCGAGTGGCGCAATGAGCAGGATGTATATCGGGCCTCTTCCTGGACCATCCTGCTGCGGTCTCAATTTTCGACGGCATCGTGGACGGTGGTATTGAGTGAACCCCGGATTTCGCCGCTGGAGTTGTTGACAAGAAATCAATATCGATTCAGCTTCCTCGTCATCGTCGCAGTGTTTGCCGCAGCCCTGCTCAGTGTGATTCAGATTCGAAAGTTCATGGTGCCGCTTGAACAACTGGGCGAAGGCACCAGGCGAATCGCGGAAAGAAATTTTTCGACCCCGGTGCAGGTGAAGAGCGGCGATGAGTTCGAAACGTTGGCCTCGTCGTTCAACGCGATGGCCGGTCGGCTGAATCAGCAGTTCACTCAGTTGGCTACGATCCACGAGATCGATCGCTCGGTACTCTCAGTGCTGGATCCCAGTCTCATTGTCGATACGGTGTTGACTCGGTTGCGTGAGGTGTCGCCTTGTGAGGGGATTGCCGTGTTGCTGATGGATTCGTCCGACCCGGCGCGTGGTTGGCTCTACGCCCGATCAGGGGCGAAGACTATGCCGACGACGATGACCGGTGTGCCTGTGAGTGAGGACGAGCGCCGGATGCTGGCCTCCCACGAAGGCGGCATCACGCTCCTCGGTGTGGAAGGAGCCGCGGCGTTTGCGACGCTTTGCCTGCCGGGTGTCGCTTCGCTGATGGTGCTGCCCTTGTTCCGCTCACGCGACCTGCTGGGTGCGATTGCGATGAGTTACCGCCAGGCACCGGATGCGGACACCGAGCACAGGACGCAATTGCGCCAATTGGCCGATCAGGTGGCCGTGGCGTTAAGTAACGCGTCGGATCTGGCGGAGCGCAAGCGGGCGGAGACATCGCTGCGTGAAAGTCATGCACGGCTCGAGCAAGCCATGACCGACCTGCAGACCGCACAGCAGCAGATGGTGCAACAGGAACGGCTTCGCGCCTTGGGTCAAATGGCCAGCGGCATTGCCCATGATTTCAACAATACGCTGTCGCCCATTATGGGGTTCAGCGAACTGTTGCTCATTGCGCCGCAAATGTCCGCTGATCCCGTGCAACTGAAGGAATATCTGCAGACCATCAATATGGCGGCTAAAGATGCGGCCAAGGTCGTGAGCCGCCTGCGTGAATTCTATCGCCCCCGTCTCGACGCGGACCTGGCCGGCATCGTCGATCTGAATAGCCTGGTGCAGCAAAGTGTGAAGCTGAGCCAGCCGAAGTGGAAGGACCAGGCTCTGGGGAACGGCGTCGCCATCGAGATCAAGACGGAATTGGAGTCAGTGCCTCCGGTGGCCGGGCACGAATCGGAGTTGCGTGAAGTGCTGACGAATCTGGTCTTCAACGCCGTGGATGCCATGCCGAAAAGCGGCTCGATCACGCTGCGGACGAAGGCAGACGGCGACCACGTGCGTCTGGAAATCAGCGATACCGGCACGGGGATGACCGAAGAGGTGCGCCAACGTTGCCTTGAACCGTTCTTTTCAACAAAGGGAGAAAAGGGATCAGGCCTCGGATTGGCGATGGTGTATGGAATCATCAAACGGCTGCGGGGCACGATCGAGATCACCAGTGCCGTCGGGGTCGGGACGACCTTCAGTATCCGTCTGCCGATTCAGGCGGAGCAGGAGACGAGCCAAACGCCAGAAGGGAACAATCTGGCTGGCGTGCGGCTGCAGATACTGGTCGTCGACGATGATCCGCTGGTGGGGCGCGTGACCGGAGAATACCTGCGGGTAGCCGGCCATCAGGTGGAGGTCGTCACCAGTGCGGCCGAAGCCGTGAAGCGGTTCAACCCTGAGCGGGTGCATCTGGTCGTGACCGACCACGGCATGCCGAACATGACGGGGCGGCAATTGGCCGAGGTGATTAAACGGGTGTCGCCACAGACCCCGGTGGTGCTGCTGACCGGCGGCGACGAGATTGAGGTGACGGAGAGCGCATCGTCGGCCGTCGATGCTGAATTGAGCAAGCCGCTCACCATGGCGGCGCTCCAGCGGACGCTCTCCACCCTCACCTTCTCTGGTTCGCTTCGTGCGGAGACCCAGAAACCAATTGGCGATGCGGCCTGA
- a CDS encoding TonB-dependent receptor plug domain-containing protein, with product MIGALRCVVLGLATILWIAPLHAHDPDAVDLEVPEIEVSAERPVAASSQQFIPDKEYLMQPQGRPAQVLRLIPGFIAVEHSGGAGKADQYFLRGFDADHGTDVAFFTDGMPINLRSHAHGQGYTDLNFIIPETIEGVDVYKGAYLPEYGDFATAGAVNFRTREVVKEGVVQSAGGQFNTQRHLLMFSPTTDAVRTLFAAEGYYTDGPFQNDNRYFRGNLLGKATMNPLGRDELVITGTFQKSQWNGSGEIPLRAVQDGSLDRFGSIDPSEGGKTLRSTGRMNYHYDTPAGGRFFANAYAQYYRFDLFTNFTFFLNDPVNGDGFQQSDRRVVYGGDVGYKQLVRFFDVDGAATVGFQTRIDDIHARLGPQVKRVPLGTTVDSTIFEASYAPFLKLELQPTPWLRLSGGVRTEVFTFDVRNRCATCPEQPVGTTSSGLVLPKFNVILGPWFGTEFFVNYGEGYHSNDARSAVAQAASPLAKARNYEVGVRSKPWGPDGVELIATLWALDLKQELVFVGDAGTTEIRGASRRRGLEVAARGQVWGPLYFNGSVTWTKAEFTNGDAIPLAPEVTAYGALLLRWPEGLTSQIQATYLGVRPLVEDRSAKAPSWTTFDLSERYQLPVKLPHGRLEAFLFVQNLFNTKWEQATFFFDSRLRNEAAGVADTHFVPGSPRFVMAGLAWYF from the coding sequence GTGATTGGTGCGCTGCGTTGCGTCGTGCTGGGGCTCGCTACGATCTTGTGGATTGCGCCGCTTCACGCCCATGATCCGGATGCCGTGGATCTCGAGGTGCCGGAGATCGAAGTCTCTGCCGAGCGGCCGGTGGCGGCATCTTCTCAACAGTTCATTCCCGACAAGGAATATCTCATGCAGCCGCAGGGCCGCCCGGCCCAGGTGTTGCGGCTGATCCCTGGATTCATTGCGGTGGAACATTCGGGTGGAGCTGGCAAGGCCGACCAGTACTTCCTGCGCGGCTTCGACGCCGACCATGGGACGGACGTCGCGTTTTTCACCGACGGCATGCCGATCAACCTGCGGAGTCACGCCCACGGCCAGGGGTACACCGACCTGAACTTCATCATTCCGGAAACCATTGAAGGCGTGGATGTCTACAAAGGCGCCTACCTCCCTGAGTACGGGGATTTTGCCACGGCCGGTGCGGTGAACTTTCGCACGCGCGAAGTGGTGAAAGAAGGGGTGGTGCAGTCGGCCGGCGGGCAATTCAACACCCAACGGCATCTGTTGATGTTTTCGCCGACCACGGATGCGGTGCGGACGCTGTTCGCGGCTGAAGGGTACTACACTGACGGGCCGTTCCAGAACGATAACCGGTACTTCCGCGGCAATCTGTTGGGCAAGGCCACGATGAACCCGCTGGGACGCGACGAATTGGTCATCACCGGCACGTTTCAGAAGTCGCAGTGGAACGGGTCCGGCGAGATTCCTCTGCGCGCGGTCCAGGACGGATCGCTGGATCGATTCGGATCGATTGATCCAAGCGAAGGCGGCAAGACGCTCCGCAGCACGGGCCGGATGAACTACCATTACGACACGCCAGCAGGCGGGCGATTCTTTGCCAATGCCTATGCCCAGTACTATCGCTTCGACCTGTTCACGAACTTCACCTTCTTTCTGAATGACCCGGTCAACGGCGACGGCTTTCAGCAATCTGACCGGCGCGTCGTCTACGGCGGCGATGTGGGCTACAAGCAGCTCGTGCGATTTTTCGACGTGGATGGAGCCGCCACCGTGGGATTCCAAACACGGATCGACGACATCCATGCGCGTCTGGGTCCACAAGTGAAACGGGTGCCGCTGGGAACTACGGTGGACAGCACGATATTCGAGGCCTCCTACGCGCCGTTCTTGAAGCTGGAGCTGCAGCCGACACCGTGGCTGCGATTGTCAGGCGGTGTTCGCACCGAAGTGTTCACGTTCGATGTGCGGAACCGTTGCGCGACCTGTCCTGAACAGCCGGTCGGCACGACGAGCTCTGGGCTGGTGCTGCCCAAGTTCAATGTCATACTGGGGCCTTGGTTCGGGACGGAATTCTTCGTGAACTACGGCGAGGGCTATCACAGTAACGATGCCCGCTCGGCCGTGGCCCAGGCCGCCTCGCCGCTGGCGAAAGCGAGAAATTATGAAGTCGGCGTTCGTTCAAAGCCGTGGGGGCCTGACGGGGTCGAACTGATCGCGACCTTGTGGGCGTTGGACCTGAAACAGGAACTGGTCTTCGTCGGGGATGCAGGGACGACGGAGATCCGTGGGGCTTCGCGACGGCGCGGTCTGGAAGTCGCGGCACGTGGGCAGGTCTGGGGGCCACTGTACTTCAACGGCAGTGTGACCTGGACCAAGGCGGAATTCACGAACGGGGACGCGATTCCACTGGCCCCGGAGGTGACGGCCTATGGCGCATTGCTCTTGCGCTGGCCGGAAGGGCTGACCTCACAAATACAGGCGACCTATCTCGGCGTCAGGCCCTTAGTCGAAGATCGCAGTGCGAAGGCGCCGTCCTGGACGACATTCGACCTGTCGGAGCGGTATCAACTGCCGGTGAAATTGCCGCACGGGCGCTTGGAGGCGTTTCTCTTCGTGCAGAATCTCTTTAACACGAAATGGGAGCAAGCCACATTCTTCTTTGACTCCCGTCTGCGCAACGAAGCCGCCGGTGTTGCGGATACGCATTTTGTGCCGGGGAGTCCGAGGTTTGTGATGGCCGGCCTCGCCTGGTACTTCTGA
- a CDS encoding response regulator, whose product MSVMQDLDLSTIKLLLVDDEANCTKLMEAFLRQAGFSRISVTNDSRQALELYQQIKPDLVALDMRMPHLDGFEVMRQLRQVIPAGEYVPILIVTGEADASTKHKALAEGANDFLNKPVDAMEVVLRIKNQLEARRLHQQVRMHNEHLEAQVRLRTKVVEQTQFDLLNRLVLASEYRYDAKGAHAWRVGRVAMLLAEMKGLPPDQVDMIKKTAPLHDVGKIGVRDAIILKEGAYEPAEWETMKTHTKIGSKILSDSRSALLIMAREIALTHHERWDGKGYHGLKETQTPLAGRIVALADSFDVMTHACSYKTPLSLRDARAEIERHAGTQFDPELTALFLTLIDREGEELLADATTPQIFA is encoded by the coding sequence GTGAGCGTGATGCAGGATCTTGATCTGAGTACCATCAAGCTTCTATTGGTCGACGACGAAGCCAATTGCACGAAATTGATGGAGGCCTTCCTCCGGCAGGCCGGCTTTAGCCGGATTTCGGTTACGAATGATTCTCGTCAAGCGCTGGAGCTGTATCAACAGATAAAGCCGGATCTGGTCGCGCTCGATATGCGTATGCCGCATCTGGACGGCTTCGAAGTGATGCGGCAGTTGCGGCAGGTGATTCCTGCCGGGGAGTATGTGCCGATTCTCATCGTCACGGGCGAAGCAGATGCGTCGACGAAGCACAAGGCGTTGGCCGAAGGCGCCAATGACTTCTTGAACAAGCCAGTGGATGCTATGGAAGTGGTGTTGCGGATCAAGAATCAACTCGAGGCCAGACGCCTCCATCAACAGGTCCGGATGCACAATGAACATTTGGAAGCCCAAGTCCGGTTGCGCACCAAAGTCGTGGAGCAGACGCAATTCGATCTGCTCAATCGACTGGTCCTGGCCTCCGAATACCGATATGATGCGAAGGGCGCCCATGCCTGGCGTGTGGGCCGTGTGGCCATGCTCCTTGCCGAGATGAAGGGGCTGCCGCCGGACCAGGTGGACATGATCAAGAAAACCGCTCCGCTTCATGATGTGGGGAAAATCGGCGTGCGTGATGCGATCATCTTGAAAGAGGGCGCCTATGAGCCGGCCGAATGGGAAACGATGAAGACGCACACGAAGATCGGGTCGAAGATCCTGTCCGATAGTCGCTCGGCCCTCCTGATAATGGCGAGAGAAATCGCGTTGACGCACCACGAGCGCTGGGACGGGAAAGGCTACCATGGCTTGAAAGAGACGCAGACTCCCCTAGCCGGGCGTATCGTGGCACTGGCGGACTCCTTCGACGTCATGACCCACGCCTGCTCCTACAAGACGCCCTTGAGTCTCCGCGATGCCAGGGCCGAAATTGAGCGGCATGCCGGAACGCAGTTTGATCCGGAGTTGACCGCGCTGTTTCTGACGCTCATCGATCGTGAAGGCGAGGAATTGCTGGCCGACGCGACTACCCCGCAGATATTTGCGTAG
- the nikR gene encoding nickel-responsive transcriptional regulator NikR, translating to MDTLARFGVSLDRHLLVDFDRLIERRKYTNRSEAIRDLIRDSLVGQDWDKNKDTVATITFVYDHHVPDLSRKLTHIQHEFQGQIMAGMHVHLDHDHCLEVLVARGNGAAIRKVADALLSVKGVKHGKLTMTTTGKGLR from the coding sequence ATGGACACACTCGCGCGATTCGGCGTCTCACTCGACCGTCATCTGCTCGTCGATTTCGATCGCTTGATTGAACGGCGGAAGTACACGAATCGCTCTGAGGCGATTCGCGATCTGATTCGAGACAGTCTGGTCGGTCAGGACTGGGACAAGAACAAGGATACGGTGGCGACGATCACCTTTGTGTACGACCATCATGTGCCGGATTTGTCGCGAAAGCTCACCCACATTCAGCACGAGTTTCAGGGCCAGATCATGGCCGGGATGCACGTGCATTTAGACCATGATCATTGCCTCGAGGTCTTGGTGGCTCGAGGTAATGGTGCGGCCATCCGGAAAGTTGCCGACGCGTTGCTCAGCGTCAAGGGTGTGAAACATGGCAAGCTGACCATGACGACAACCGGCAAAGGGCTACGGTGA
- a CDS encoding Do family serine endopeptidase, which translates to MSSRRSQASLLALGLVGALLGSWLDGSVVLAADVLAPRLSKVSATGDLQAQVRATAAKVLPAVVSIASTVMVHDQTFSDEGLPFGMFKDVPPRRQYGQGSGVIVSSDGYIITNNHVVADAVDVEVILADRRQFKGRVVATDPKTDVAVVKINASGLPAAAWGDSSALAVGDFVLAIGNPLGLSRTVTFGIVSAVGRADVGVADVEDFIQTDAPINPGNSGGALVNTNGELVGINTAIASPTGGSVGVGFAIPSNMARTAMQSLIKTGRVVRGFLGASTQDVTPLLAKIFHLPDVKGSIITDLQAKGSAERAGLKRGDVVVRFDGRDVMDSGHLRNLMAAAAIGSKHRVELLRDARLMQAELTVQEAPRERQRKAQTAETAGPTAHPLSGVIVDEITPALARQMDLPANSGLVVTDIEDGSLAEVSGLQPGDLILELNRQPIPNFSTFQRLAEPLRSTDLALLLINRQGSLLYIPIQSE; encoded by the coding sequence ATGTCGTCACGTCGATCACAGGCGAGCCTGTTGGCTCTGGGACTCGTAGGTGCCCTGCTGGGCAGTTGGCTCGATGGCTCCGTCGTCTTGGCTGCGGACGTACTTGCCCCGCGTCTCTCGAAGGTCAGCGCGACCGGTGATTTGCAGGCACAGGTGCGAGCCACTGCCGCCAAGGTGCTTCCTGCCGTCGTCAGTATTGCCTCCACCGTCATGGTGCACGATCAGACGTTCAGCGATGAAGGTCTGCCATTCGGCATGTTTAAGGACGTGCCGCCTCGTCGTCAGTATGGACAAGGGTCAGGCGTGATTGTGTCATCGGACGGCTACATCATCACGAATAATCATGTGGTGGCCGATGCGGTGGACGTGGAAGTCATCCTGGCCGATCGCCGCCAGTTCAAAGGCCGGGTCGTTGCCACCGATCCCAAGACGGACGTGGCCGTCGTGAAAATCAATGCCAGCGGTCTTCCTGCGGCCGCCTGGGGCGATTCCAGCGCGCTCGCCGTCGGCGATTTTGTGCTCGCCATCGGGAATCCACTCGGATTGAGCCGCACGGTCACCTTCGGCATCGTCAGCGCGGTCGGCCGGGCGGATGTGGGTGTCGCCGATGTGGAAGATTTCATTCAGACCGATGCGCCGATCAATCCTGGCAATTCGGGCGGGGCGTTGGTGAACACGAACGGAGAGTTGGTCGGCATCAACACGGCCATCGCCAGCCCCACCGGTGGCAGTGTCGGCGTCGGCTTTGCGATTCCCAGCAACATGGCCAGGACCGCCATGCAGAGCCTCATCAAGACGGGCCGGGTCGTGCGCGGGTTTCTGGGCGCCTCGACACAGGATGTGACGCCGCTGCTGGCGAAGATTTTTCACCTGCCGGATGTGAAGGGATCGATCATTACCGATCTTCAGGCCAAGGGCTCAGCCGAACGGGCGGGCTTGAAGCGCGGCGACGTGGTGGTGCGGTTCGACGGGCGCGATGTCATGGACAGCGGTCATCTGCGCAATCTGATGGCAGCGGCTGCCATCGGCAGCAAACATCGGGTAGAACTCCTGCGGGATGCCCGCTTGATGCAGGCCGAATTGACGGTGCAGGAAGCGCCGCGTGAGCGGCAACGCAAGGCGCAGACCGCCGAGACGGCTGGTCCCACGGCGCATCCCCTCTCCGGTGTGATCGTCGATGAAATCACTCCGGCGCTGGCCCGACAGATGGATCTTCCGGCCAACAGCGGCCTGGTCGTGACCGACATCGAAGACGGCAGCCTGGCGGAAGTGTCGGGGCTTCAACCCGGCGATCTGATCCTGGAACTCAACCGACAACCCATCCCCAACTTCAGCACGTTTCAACGGCTCGCCGAGCCGCTCCGCTCCACAGATCTCGCGCTCCTGCTCATCAACCGGCAGGGCAGTCTTCTCTATATCCCGATCCAAAGCGAATAG